From a region of the Streptomyces sp. NBC_00193 genome:
- a CDS encoding VOC family protein, which yields MTPRLDMIGIIVSDMAASLAFYRRLGIDVPAEADSQPHVEAVLPGGQRIGWDTEEVIRSFDPSWTRPTSDGRVGLAFLCDSPAEVDSLYAELTEAGHTGHLKPWDAFWGQRYAVVLDPDGSGISLFAPAEPAAPAA from the coding sequence ATGACTCCCCGACTCGACATGATCGGCATCATCGTCTCCGACATGGCCGCATCGCTCGCCTTCTACCGCCGCCTCGGCATCGACGTGCCCGCCGAGGCCGACTCCCAGCCGCACGTCGAAGCCGTCCTGCCGGGCGGGCAGCGGATCGGCTGGGACACGGAGGAGGTCATCCGCTCCTTCGACCCGTCCTGGACCCGCCCCACGAGCGACGGCCGGGTGGGGCTGGCCTTCCTGTGCGACTCCCCCGCCGAGGTGGACTCGCTGTACGCGGAGCTGACGGAGGCCGGGCACACGGGCCACCTGAAGCCCTGGGACGCCTTCTGGGGGCAGCGCTACGCCGTCGTCCTGGACCCGGACGGCTCCGGGATCTCTCTCTTCGCACCGGCCGAGCCCGCCGCCCCCGCCGCATAG
- a CDS encoding acyl-CoA dehydrogenase family protein codes for MAATTHTVSNQAPPLVGHDVYGSDRVLSEGVERHLADAAPELAAEVREELTDLGRAAGSRQAQDWGTQANENPPKLRTHDRYGNRIDEVEFHPSWHRLLGHAVGAGLTDAWGRPAGHLRRAAGFFVWSQAEAGHGCPVSMTHAAVPALRTDPELAAEWEPRLTSHVYEEGLRPAGQKAGVLFGMGMTEKQGGSDVRANTTAAVPLDASGEYLLTGHKWFCSAPMCDGFLVLAQAPGGLTCFLVPRVLPDGTRNVFAIQRLKDKLGNRSNASSEVEFDGTWARRVGEEGRGVRTIIEMVAATRLDCVIGSASLMRQALTQAAHHTEHRSAFGAPLIDQPLMRNVLADLALESEAATTLTLRLAAAYDAVQSSGNEQERAFLRIAVPAAKYWVTKRCTPMVAEALECLGGNGYVEESGMPRLLRESPLNSIWEGSGNVQALDVLRALQREPQALNAFLQEVGLARGADHRLDSAIKNLLTELADLEGIEARARRVVERMALVLQGSLLVRWAPPEVADAFCASRLGGDWGAAFGTLPHSLDLGSVVERARIAG; via the coding sequence ATGGCAGCCACCACCCACACAGTCAGCAATCAGGCCCCGCCTCTCGTGGGCCACGACGTATACGGCAGCGACCGGGTCCTGAGCGAGGGGGTGGAGCGGCACCTCGCGGACGCCGCACCCGAACTCGCCGCGGAGGTAAGGGAAGAGCTCACGGATCTGGGGCGTGCGGCCGGGTCCCGGCAGGCGCAGGACTGGGGGACGCAGGCGAACGAGAATCCGCCGAAGCTGCGGACGCACGACCGGTACGGGAACCGGATCGACGAGGTGGAGTTCCACCCCTCGTGGCACCGGCTGCTCGGACACGCCGTGGGCGCCGGGCTCACCGACGCGTGGGGGCGGCCGGCGGGTCATCTGCGGCGGGCGGCCGGGTTCTTCGTGTGGTCGCAGGCGGAGGCGGGGCACGGGTGTCCGGTCTCGATGACGCACGCGGCGGTACCGGCGCTGCGGACCGATCCGGAGCTGGCGGCCGAATGGGAGCCGCGGCTGACCTCGCACGTGTACGAGGAGGGGCTGCGGCCGGCCGGGCAGAAGGCCGGGGTGCTCTTCGGGATGGGCATGACGGAGAAGCAGGGCGGCAGCGACGTCCGGGCGAACACGACGGCGGCGGTGCCGCTGGACGCCTCGGGCGAGTACCTGCTGACGGGGCACAAGTGGTTCTGCTCGGCGCCGATGTGCGACGGGTTCCTGGTACTGGCGCAGGCGCCGGGCGGGCTGACCTGCTTCCTGGTGCCGCGGGTGCTGCCGGACGGGACGCGGAACGTCTTCGCGATCCAGCGGCTGAAGGACAAGCTGGGCAACCGGTCGAACGCGTCGAGCGAGGTGGAGTTCGACGGGACGTGGGCGCGGCGGGTGGGCGAGGAGGGCCGGGGGGTGCGGACCATCATCGAGATGGTCGCGGCGACCCGGCTGGACTGCGTGATCGGTTCGGCCTCGCTGATGCGGCAGGCGCTGACGCAGGCCGCTCACCATACGGAGCACCGCTCTGCTTTCGGAGCACCGCTCATCGACCAGCCGCTGATGCGCAACGTGCTCGCCGACCTCGCCCTGGAGTCGGAGGCCGCCACCACCCTCACGCTCCGCCTCGCAGCCGCGTACGACGCCGTCCAGAGCTCGGGCAACGAGCAGGAGCGGGCCTTCCTGCGCATCGCGGTGCCCGCCGCGAAGTACTGGGTGACCAAGCGCTGTACGCCGATGGTGGCGGAGGCCCTGGAATGCCTGGGCGGAAACGGCTACGTCGAGGAGTCCGGGATGCCCCGGCTGCTGCGCGAGTCCCCGCTGAACTCCATCTGGGAGGGATCGGGCAACGTCCAGGCCCTCGACGTGCTGCGCGCCCTCCAGCGCGAGCCGCAGGCGCTGAACGCCTTCCTCCAGGAGGTCGGCCTGGCGCGCGGCGCCGATCACCGGCTGGATTCGGCCATCAAGAACCTGCTGACCGAGCTCGCGGACCTGGAGGGCATCGAGGCGCGGGCCCGGCGGGTCGTGGAGCGGATGGCCTTGGTGCTGCAGGGATCCCTGCTGGTGCGCTGGGCTCCGCCGGAGGTGGCCGACGCCTTCTGCGCCTCGCGCCTGGGCGGTGACTGGGGCGCGGCCTTCGGCACGCTGCCGCACAGTCTGGATCTGGGATCCGTGGTGGAACGGGCCCGGATCGCGGGCTAG
- a CDS encoding nitrite/sulfite reductase, whose product MAATPDTTAAAAPAAAARRKTGRHRGEGQWAVGHHTPLNGNEQFKKDDDGLNVRARIENIYSKAGFDSIDPNDLRGRMRWWGLYTQRKPGIDGGKTAILEPEELDDKYFMLRVRIDGGRLTTEQLRVIGEISEEFARGTADLTDRQNVQYHWIRIEDVPEIWRRLEAVGLSTTEACGDTPRVILGSPVAGIALDEIIDGTPAIDEIYARIVGNPAFSNLPRKFKSAISGSPLLDVAHEINDIAFVGVNHPEHGPGFDVWVGGGLSTNPKLGVRLGTWVSLDEVPDIYEGVISIFRDYGYRRLRTRARLKFLVADWGPAKFRQVLEDEYLKRKLTDGPAPEQPTGQWRDHVGVHQQQDGKFYVGFAPRVGRVDGATLTKIAAVAEQHGSGRLRTTAEQKMIVLDIEAAQVDSVVAALEALDLRVNPSPFRRGTMACTGIEFCKLAIVETKARGASLIDELERRLPEFAEPLTININGCPNACARIQVADIGLKGQLVLDDEGNQVEGYQVHLGGALGLEAGFGRKVRGLKVTSAGLPDYVERVVSRFEDQREDGERFAAWVTRAKDEDLS is encoded by the coding sequence ATGGCCGCCACCCCCGATACGACCGCAGCCGCCGCACCCGCCGCCGCCGCGCGCCGCAAGACCGGCCGTCACCGCGGTGAGGGCCAGTGGGCCGTCGGCCACCACACGCCCCTCAACGGCAACGAGCAGTTCAAGAAGGACGACGACGGTCTCAATGTGCGGGCGCGCATCGAGAACATCTACTCCAAGGCGGGCTTCGACTCGATCGACCCCAACGACCTGCGCGGCCGTATGCGCTGGTGGGGCCTCTACACCCAGCGCAAGCCCGGGATCGACGGCGGCAAGACCGCGATCCTGGAGCCGGAGGAGCTGGACGACAAGTACTTCATGCTGCGCGTCCGCATCGACGGCGGCCGGCTCACCACCGAGCAGCTGCGCGTCATCGGCGAGATCTCCGAGGAGTTCGCCCGCGGCACCGCCGACCTCACGGACCGGCAGAACGTGCAGTACCACTGGATCCGCATCGAGGACGTCCCGGAGATCTGGCGCCGTCTGGAGGCCGTCGGCCTCTCGACCACCGAGGCCTGCGGTGACACCCCCCGCGTGATCCTCGGCTCGCCCGTCGCCGGCATCGCGCTGGACGAGATCATCGACGGCACCCCCGCCATCGACGAGATCTACGCCCGCATCGTGGGCAACCCCGCCTTCTCGAACCTGCCCCGCAAGTTCAAGTCCGCGATCTCCGGCTCGCCGCTGCTCGACGTGGCGCACGAGATCAACGACATCGCCTTCGTGGGCGTGAACCACCCCGAGCACGGCCCCGGCTTCGACGTCTGGGTCGGCGGCGGTCTGTCCACGAACCCGAAGCTGGGTGTGCGCCTGGGCACCTGGGTCTCGCTCGACGAGGTCCCGGACATCTACGAGGGCGTCATCTCGATCTTCCGCGACTACGGCTACCGCCGGCTGCGCACCCGCGCCCGCCTGAAGTTCCTCGTCGCCGACTGGGGCCCGGCCAAGTTCCGCCAGGTCCTGGAGGACGAGTACCTCAAGCGCAAGCTGACCGACGGCCCCGCGCCCGAGCAGCCCACCGGCCAGTGGCGCGACCACGTCGGCGTGCACCAGCAGCAGGACGGCAAGTTCTACGTCGGCTTCGCGCCCCGAGTGGGCCGTGTCGACGGCGCCACCCTGACGAAGATCGCCGCCGTCGCCGAACAGCACGGTTCCGGCCGGCTGCGCACCACCGCCGAGCAGAAGATGATCGTGCTCGACATCGAGGCGGCCCAGGTCGACTCGGTCGTCGCGGCCCTGGAGGCGCTCGACCTGCGGGTCAACCCGTCCCCGTTCCGCCGCGGCACGATGGCCTGCACCGGCATCGAGTTCTGCAAGCTGGCCATCGTCGAGACGAAGGCGCGCGGCGCCTCGCTGATCGACGAACTGGAGCGCCGCCTGCCGGAGTTCGCCGAGCCGCTCACCATCAACATCAACGGCTGCCCGAACGCCTGCGCCCGTATCCAGGTGGCGGACATCGGTCTCAAGGGCCAGCTGGTCCTGGACGACGAGGGCAACCAGGTCGAGGGCTACCAGGTCCACCTGGGCGGCGCACTCGGACTGGAGGCCGGATTCGGCCGCAAGGTCCGCGGGCTCAAGGTCACCTCGGCCGGTCTGCCGGACTACGTCGAGCGGGTCGTCTCGCGCTTCGAGGACCAGCGCGAGGACGGCGAGCGCTTCGCCGCCTGGGTCACCCGTGCCAAGGACGAGGACCTGTCGTGA
- a CDS encoding helix-turn-helix domain-containing protein, whose product MADRADSVPGSGHEEQNGARYEERPSRTVAGAVLWRAGGTASGIVLPDGCMDLLWVDGRLLVAGPDTAAHPAGEVPGSGFAGIRLAPGAAPALLGVPARLLRDRRVELADLWPAAEVRRLTARVASYGDPRAGLEELARLRTADGGLPDPLALEVAALLRAGQGVAAVAEAVGLGERQLHRRSLDAFGYGPRTLGRILRLQRALALTRRGLAQAAVAAAAGYADQAHYTREVRALAGTTPGAYAAGAAGSAGAKREIPEPSGSRTTA is encoded by the coding sequence GTGGCGGATCGCGCGGACTCCGTGCCCGGTTCGGGGCACGAGGAGCAGAACGGGGCACGGTACGAGGAACGGCCGTCCCGGACGGTCGCCGGAGCGGTGCTCTGGCGGGCCGGCGGGACCGCCTCCGGCATCGTGCTGCCCGACGGGTGCATGGACCTGCTCTGGGTGGACGGCCGGCTCCTGGTGGCCGGACCCGACACCGCCGCGCACCCCGCCGGGGAAGTCCCGGGCTCCGGCTTCGCCGGGATCCGGCTGGCCCCCGGCGCGGCGCCCGCGCTGCTCGGCGTACCGGCCCGCCTGCTGCGCGACCGGCGGGTGGAGCTGGCCGACCTGTGGCCCGCCGCCGAGGTACGGCGACTCACCGCGCGCGTGGCCTCGTACGGGGATCCCCGCGCGGGACTGGAGGAGCTGGCCCGGCTCCGCACGGCCGACGGCGGGCTCCCGGACCCGCTCGCCCTGGAGGTCGCGGCCCTGCTGCGGGCCGGGCAGGGCGTGGCCGCCGTCGCGGAGGCGGTCGGCCTCGGGGAGCGGCAACTGCACCGCCGCTCGCTCGACGCCTTCGGCTACGGGCCCCGGACCCTGGGCCGGATCCTGCGCCTCCAGCGGGCCCTCGCGCTGACCCGGCGCGGGCTGGCGCAGGCGGCGGTGGCGGCGGCCGCCGGATACGCCGACCAGGCCCACTACACCCGCGAGGTGCGGGCCCTGGCCGGGACCACGCCGGGGGCCTATGCGGCGGGGGCGGCGGGCTCGGCCGGTGCGAAGAGAGAGATCCCGGAGCCGTCCGGGTCCAGGACGACGGCGTAG
- the rsgA gene encoding ribosome small subunit-dependent GTPase A yields the protein MSLSAFSASPSSSSLSSALAPYGWDEAWAAEFAPYADQGLLPGRVVRVDRGQCDVMTADGIVRADTAFVTPHDPLRVICTGDWAVVEAHGKPRYVKTYLPRRTAFVRSTSSQRSEGQILAANVDHAIIAVSLAVELDLGRIERFLALAWESGAQPLVVLTKADLVPDPVTLGHLVEDVETAAPGVQVLTVSSMTGEGTDVLAAVVGGGTSVLLGISGAGKSTLANALLGEDVMEVQSTRDVDGKGRHTTTTRNLLALPGGGVLIDTPGLRGVGLFDAEAGVGQVFSEIEEYAERCRFHDCAHEAEPGCGVRAAVDSGELAERRLESYRKLLRENQRIVAKTDARLRAEIRRDWRLRSAEGRANYSAKRTGRA from the coding sequence TTGTCTCTCTCCGCTTTCTCCGCTTCTCCTTCTTCTTCCTCCCTTTCCTCCGCCCTGGCCCCCTACGGCTGGGACGAAGCGTGGGCGGCCGAGTTCGCCCCGTACGCGGACCAGGGCCTCCTGCCCGGCCGGGTCGTACGGGTCGACCGCGGGCAGTGCGATGTCATGACGGCGGACGGCATCGTCCGCGCCGACACCGCCTTCGTCACCCCGCACGACCCGCTCCGGGTCATCTGCACCGGCGACTGGGCGGTGGTGGAGGCGCACGGCAAGCCGCGTTACGTGAAGACGTACCTGCCGCGCCGGACCGCCTTCGTACGGTCCACCTCCTCCCAGCGGTCCGAGGGCCAGATCCTCGCCGCGAACGTCGACCACGCGATCATCGCGGTGTCACTGGCGGTCGAACTGGACCTCGGCCGCATCGAGCGGTTCCTCGCGCTCGCCTGGGAATCGGGGGCGCAGCCGCTCGTGGTCCTGACCAAGGCGGACCTCGTCCCGGACCCGGTCACCCTCGGCCACCTCGTCGAGGACGTGGAGACGGCGGCCCCCGGCGTCCAGGTCCTCACCGTGTCCTCGATGACCGGGGAGGGCACGGACGTGCTCGCCGCGGTGGTCGGGGGCGGTACGAGCGTGCTCCTCGGGATCTCCGGCGCGGGCAAGTCCACGCTGGCCAACGCGCTGTTGGGGGAGGACGTGATGGAGGTCCAGTCGACGCGCGACGTCGACGGCAAGGGCCGCCACACCACCACGACGCGGAACCTGCTCGCGCTGCCGGGCGGTGGCGTGCTGATCGACACCCCCGGGCTGCGGGGCGTCGGGCTCTTCGACGCGGAGGCGGGCGTCGGGCAGGTCTTCTCGGAGATCGAGGAGTACGCCGAGCGCTGCCGTTTCCACGACTGTGCCCACGAGGCGGAGCCGGGGTGCGGGGTGCGGGCCGCGGTGGACTCCGGGGAGCTGGCCGAGCGGCGGCTGGAGAGCTACCGCAAGCTGCTGCGGGAGAACCAGCGGATCGTCGCGAAGACCGATGCGCGGCTCCGGGCGGAGATCAGGCGCGACTGGAGGCTCCGCTCGGCGGAGGGCCGCGCGAACTATTCCGCGAAGCGGACCGGCCGAGCCTGA
- a CDS encoding GAF domain-containing protein: MDAREAARLLKGVRAAALAGDRPPAAPRPEIAESWRRMMAGGVHPDRDSRSRMLSAAETEERRQTSPLRDLLPVLREGLLPALDEALHIMVVADADGRLLWREGHSSILRNADRLGFGVGAHWDEAVVGTNGVGTALVARRPVQVFSAEHFVSSHHDWTCAGAPVRDPRDGQLLGVLDVSGPLATMHPATLTWVSSVARLAERELRVRHLESLERLRAVAAPLLARMPGRALALDANGWTAAVTGLAPTERIPLPKTFGPGRVWVPQLGDCLVEPLPGGWLVTVTEARTGAGAAARVVLDLSRPGAWRATVYGAAGSWSQELSPRHAELLFLLAESPRGRSAAELAQELFGDPTRTVTVRAEISRIRRNLGGVLAHRPYRFAHDVEVELIRPGNPAALLPHSTAPAVISARLGHPGTDVIP; encoded by the coding sequence ATGGACGCGCGCGAGGCCGCGCGTCTGCTCAAGGGGGTACGGGCGGCCGCGCTCGCCGGGGACCGGCCGCCGGCCGCGCCGCGCCCGGAGATCGCCGAGTCCTGGCGCCGGATGATGGCGGGCGGGGTCCACCCGGACCGCGACAGCCGCTCGCGGATGCTGTCGGCCGCCGAGACCGAGGAGCGGCGCCAGACCTCTCCGCTACGGGACCTGCTGCCCGTCCTGCGCGAAGGGCTGCTGCCCGCGCTGGACGAGGCCCTGCACATCATGGTCGTCGCCGACGCCGACGGGCGGCTCCTGTGGCGGGAGGGCCACTCCTCGATCCTGCGCAACGCGGACCGGCTCGGCTTCGGCGTGGGCGCCCACTGGGACGAGGCGGTGGTCGGCACCAACGGGGTCGGCACCGCCCTGGTGGCCCGCAGACCGGTCCAGGTGTTCTCGGCGGAGCACTTCGTCTCCAGCCACCACGACTGGACCTGCGCCGGGGCCCCCGTGCGGGACCCCCGCGACGGGCAGCTGCTGGGGGTCCTCGACGTCAGCGGGCCGCTGGCCACCATGCACCCGGCGACCCTGACGTGGGTGAGCTCGGTGGCCCGGCTCGCGGAGCGGGAGCTGCGGGTACGGCACCTGGAGTCGCTGGAACGGCTACGGGCGGTGGCGGCCCCCCTGCTGGCCCGGATGCCGGGGCGGGCGCTGGCCCTGGACGCCAACGGTTGGACCGCGGCCGTCACGGGGCTCGCTCCGACGGAGCGGATCCCGCTGCCCAAGACCTTCGGGCCGGGCCGGGTGTGGGTGCCGCAGCTCGGCGACTGCCTGGTGGAGCCGCTGCCGGGCGGCTGGCTGGTGACCGTCACGGAGGCCCGTACCGGCGCCGGGGCGGCGGCCCGCGTCGTCCTCGACCTCAGCCGGCCGGGGGCCTGGCGGGCCACCGTCTACGGGGCTGCGGGGAGCTGGTCGCAGGAGCTGAGCCCGCGCCACGCGGAGCTGCTGTTCCTGCTGGCGGAGTCCCCCCGCGGGCGGTCGGCGGCGGAGCTCGCGCAGGAGCTGTTCGGGGATCCGACCCGCACGGTGACGGTCCGCGCGGAGATCTCCCGGATCCGCCGCAACCTCGGCGGCGTGCTGGCCCACCGCCCGTACCGCTTCGCGCACGACGTGGAGGTGGAGCTGATCCGCCCGGGGAACCCGGCCGCCCTGCTGCCGCACTCCACGGCGCCGGCGGTGATCAGCGCCCGGCTGGGCCATCCGGGGACCGACGTGATTCCCTGA
- a CDS encoding GNAT family N-acetyltransferase, whose amino-acid sequence MSTSTLTTWSLEMTAPSDLVAAAVPGPEIRIVRSEVPSPEFSRFLYASVGGDIHWTDRLSLTRAQWVEQLDRPGVETWVAYDRGTPAGYVELDPQPDGVVEIMYFGLLPEFRGRRIGGHLLTVGIERAWSLAERWPELAPTRRVWLHTCSDDGPTAMANYLRRGFKVFKEETEEKAVAPTPGPWPGA is encoded by the coding sequence ATGAGCACGAGCACACTGACCACCTGGTCCCTGGAAATGACCGCACCGTCCGATCTCGTCGCGGCGGCCGTCCCGGGCCCGGAGATCCGGATCGTCCGGTCGGAGGTCCCCTCCCCCGAGTTCAGCCGGTTCCTCTACGCCTCGGTGGGCGGCGACATCCACTGGACGGACCGGCTGTCACTGACCCGTGCGCAGTGGGTGGAGCAGCTCGACCGTCCCGGCGTGGAGACGTGGGTGGCGTACGACCGGGGCACCCCGGCGGGGTACGTGGAGCTCGACCCGCAGCCCGACGGTGTGGTGGAGATCATGTACTTCGGCCTCCTCCCCGAATTCCGGGGGCGGCGCATCGGCGGCCACCTGCTGACCGTGGGCATCGAGCGGGCCTGGTCCCTGGCCGAGCGCTGGCCGGAGCTGGCCCCGACGCGGCGCGTCTGGCTGCACACGTGCAGCGACGACGGCCCGACCGCCATGGCGAACTACCTCCGGCGCGGCTTCAAGGTCTTCAAGGAGGAGACGGAGGAGAAGGCCGTCGCCCCCACCCCCGGCCCCTGGCCGGGCGCGTAG
- a CDS encoding phosphotransferase family protein, whose amino-acid sequence MENRPTAEAAPCDPWLAHFADRGHPGVRRIGAGVEGVVYGLGEGRVAKVWNGRPPAGLALTRRVYADLARHHLPFATPEIFEVEDHGGVLVTYERELPGGPMRVDSAHAAYERELSARHTDTLLSVLRGLASVPGTDAMRGLTVQGDDRPLWRDHDRFRDALAALVDRAAARHGAALAAHVPDFEAGVERTRKALRALPDAPVTAIHGDLVPPNIHVDEAGRPVAVLDFGFCTTAGDPAFEAAVTAAVWDMYGPHAEAHAAELTGLFARELGYAPATLTTYQAAYALTTYDLFGLDERDGHFRWCAQQLRRNPLFSA is encoded by the coding sequence ATGGAGAACCGACCGACCGCGGAAGCCGCACCCTGCGACCCCTGGCTCGCCCACTTCGCCGACCGCGGCCACCCGGGTGTCCGCCGGATCGGCGCCGGTGTCGAGGGAGTCGTCTACGGACTCGGCGAGGGCCGGGTCGCGAAGGTGTGGAACGGCCGGCCGCCGGCCGGACTCGCGCTCACCCGCCGGGTGTACGCGGACCTGGCGCGGCACCACCTGCCGTTCGCCACCCCGGAGATCTTCGAGGTCGAGGACCACGGGGGCGTCCTGGTGACGTACGAGCGCGAGCTGCCCGGCGGCCCGATGAGGGTCGACTCCGCGCACGCGGCGTACGAGCGCGAGCTGTCCGCCCGGCACACCGACACGCTGCTTTCCGTTCTGCGCGGCCTGGCCTCCGTTCCCGGCACCGATGCCATGCGCGGGTTGACCGTCCAGGGGGACGACCGTCCGCTGTGGCGGGACCACGACCGTTTCCGCGACGCGCTCGCGGCCCTGGTGGACCGGGCCGCGGCCCGGCACGGCGCCGCCCTCGCGGCTCACGTCCCGGACTTCGAGGCGGGAGTGGAGCGCACGCGAAAGGCACTGCGCGCGCTCCCCGACGCCCCGGTGACGGCGATCCACGGCGACCTCGTACCGCCCAACATCCACGTGGACGAGGCCGGCCGGCCCGTCGCGGTGCTCGACTTCGGCTTCTGCACGACCGCGGGAGACCCGGCCTTCGAGGCCGCCGTGACCGCTGCCGTCTGGGACATGTACGGGCCGCACGCCGAGGCGCACGCCGCGGAACTCACCGGGCTCTTCGCCCGAGAGCTCGGCTACGCGCCGGCGACCCTCACCACCTATCAGGCCGCGTACGCCCTCACCACCTACGACCTCTTCGGCCTGGACGAGCGCGACGGACACTTCCGCTGGTGCGCACAACAGCTGCGCCGCAACCCGCTGTTCAGCGCCTGA
- a CDS encoding YihY/virulence factor BrkB family protein — translation MQHAKETPERIPGRLHRARALYRNVSKRKMAWLLLKDTVNSCIEYRILGLAAEAAFFTLLSLPPLFLGLLGLLGYVDGWSGGTTVASIEENILRAVGTILSDRGVNDIAKPMLDDVTGRGRPDLISLGFAFALWSGSRAVNVFIDTITVMYGLDGHRGIVKTRLLAFVLYIAALLIGAVVLPLMVVGPDAVVRLVPWSTEVIAVLYWPVVTLLSIAFLTTLYHVSVPVRSPWIEDVPGALVALAMWVLGSFLLRIYLTNTVEGPTIYGSLAAPVAILLWIGISAFAVLVGAAVNAAIDRVWPSVATAAAREANERVREAEAAQLVARAAAWRALAEGESEDDEGDEDGGMPSEFPERWSKFLPPEDYHSRLRKH, via the coding sequence GTGCAGCACGCGAAAGAAACACCCGAGCGGATTCCGGGACGCCTCCACCGGGCCCGCGCCCTCTACCGCAACGTCTCCAAGCGCAAGATGGCGTGGCTGCTGCTCAAAGACACCGTGAACTCGTGCATCGAGTACCGGATCCTCGGACTCGCCGCCGAAGCGGCCTTCTTCACCCTGCTCTCGCTGCCCCCGCTCTTCCTGGGTCTGCTGGGACTCCTCGGGTACGTGGACGGCTGGTCGGGCGGTACGACCGTCGCCAGCATCGAGGAGAACATCCTGCGCGCGGTCGGCACGATCCTCTCCGACCGGGGCGTCAACGACATCGCCAAACCGATGCTCGACGACGTCACCGGCCGGGGCCGCCCCGACCTCATCTCCCTCGGATTCGCCTTCGCCCTCTGGTCGGGCTCGCGCGCCGTGAACGTCTTCATCGACACCATCACGGTCATGTACGGCCTCGACGGACATCGCGGCATCGTCAAGACCCGGCTGCTCGCCTTCGTCCTCTACATCGCCGCCCTGCTGATCGGGGCCGTCGTGCTGCCCCTGATGGTGGTCGGCCCGGATGCGGTGGTGCGGCTGGTGCCCTGGAGCACCGAGGTGATCGCGGTCCTGTACTGGCCCGTCGTCACGCTGCTCTCCATCGCCTTCCTGACCACGCTCTACCACGTCTCCGTCCCGGTCCGCTCGCCCTGGATCGAGGACGTGCCCGGCGCGCTGGTCGCCCTCGCCATGTGGGTGCTCGGCTCGTTCCTGCTGCGGATCTACCTCACCAACACGGTGGAGGGCCCGACCATCTACGGATCGCTGGCCGCCCCCGTGGCGATCCTGCTGTGGATCGGCATCTCGGCCTTCGCCGTCCTCGTCGGGGCCGCCGTCAACGCCGCCATCGACCGGGTCTGGCCCTCCGTGGCCACCGCGGCGGCGCGCGAGGCCAACGAGCGGGTCCGCGAGGCGGAGGCCGCCCAGCTCGTGGCCCGGGCGGCCGCCTGGCGGGCCCTGGCCGAGGGGGAGTCGGAGGACGACGAGGGCGACGAGGACGGGGGCATGCCCTCGGAGTTCCCGGAGCGCTGGTCGAAGTTCCTGCCGCCCGAGGACTACCACTCCCGCCTGCGCAAGCACTGA
- a CDS encoding putative leader peptide — MNGAGIALVSRRHVDLGRMSSAICPAR; from the coding sequence ATGAACGGAGCTGGAATTGCCTTGGTGAGTCGGCGGCACGTCGACCTCGGCCGCATGTCCAGCGCCATCTGTCCGGCGCGCTGA
- a CDS encoding TetR family transcriptional regulator, with protein sequence MESSGTADSETIYETAPDTRQRILRVSTELFGVHGFHETSLREIAERVGVSKPAVLYHFPGKADILGALVEPMLRELAEALARAAAASGAPDGSGASSGPSERARWAAIEGVLDVWLEHRHLLRLNFQDMALATTGPVFAQLRDAMLRANFLVAGPNPGFAERVRASQAVAMLSDPVVLFADAPVPALREAVLDGVRRLLDGPQGPTAPHGPDGPARPAPGGRRGRPAAMSPAMIEAARRMHAAGSGGTAIAAALGVSRATVYRHLPQEEDTE encoded by the coding sequence ATGGAGAGCAGCGGAACCGCAGATTCTGAGACGATTTACGAGACGGCCCCTGATACCCGGCAGCGGATTCTGCGGGTCTCCACGGAGCTGTTCGGAGTCCACGGCTTCCACGAGACCTCGCTGCGCGAGATCGCCGAACGGGTCGGCGTCTCCAAGCCGGCGGTGCTGTACCACTTCCCCGGCAAGGCCGACATCCTCGGCGCCCTCGTGGAGCCGATGCTCCGCGAGCTGGCGGAGGCCCTGGCACGCGCCGCCGCGGCGTCGGGTGCGCCCGACGGGTCCGGCGCGTCCTCCGGCCCCTCGGAGCGGGCCCGGTGGGCCGCCATCGAGGGGGTGCTCGACGTCTGGCTGGAGCACCGCCACCTGCTGCGCCTCAACTTCCAGGACATGGCCCTGGCCACCACCGGCCCGGTCTTCGCCCAGCTGCGCGACGCCATGCTCCGGGCCAACTTCCTGGTCGCGGGGCCGAATCCCGGGTTCGCGGAACGGGTCCGGGCGTCCCAGGCCGTCGCCATGCTCTCCGACCCGGTGGTGCTCTTCGCCGACGCCCCCGTCCCGGCCCTGCGCGAGGCCGTCCTGGACGGCGTACGCCGCCTCCTCGACGGCCCGCAGGGGCCGACCGCACCGCACGGGCCCGACGGCCCGGCCCGGCCCGCGCCGGGGGGCCGGCGCGGGCGGCCCGCCGCCATGAGCCCGGCCATGATCGAAGCCGCCCGCCGGATGCACGCGGCGGGCAGCGGGGGCACCGCGATCGCCGCCGCCCTCGGCGTCTCCCGAGCCACGGTCTACCGGCACCTCCCCCAGGAGGAGGACACCGAGTGA